The genomic segment TTCTGCACGATCTGATTGTAGGCAGCATTGGCTACACTTGTCACGCCTAATCCTGTCATGCCTTCTATTACCCCTTCGTTAGGACTTCCAACACCGGGGAAGTAATGAGCATTAGCACCTGCATAATTCTCCACTAATTGTTGAACTACGGTCTGGCTTCCGTCCGGCTTAGGATAATGCGTCCCCTCAAATCCATAAAAAGCCCTGCCCGTCGGATCCACGCCATTCACCGGATCATTATTCGCGTAACTGTAGAGGCTCATATCTGAGGCGTAGCCAAGGGGATCGGCGGCTAGGAAACGCGCGGTGGGATAATGATATAGCCTTGCCCCCATGTGAATGACCTCGCCTTCGAGGCGATACCCCCGCCAACCGCTCGCCTCGTGCAAGCCCACTCCCTCGCCCAGCCGCTTCTTTACTGCTTCACGCGAGGGGCCGTAACCCAGATAACGTGTCTCTTTCCACGTCATCACGTTGTTATAAACATACCTCACGCTATGTCCATACGCATCATTCACGTTCCCCCTTGCCACCGCACTCCCTCCCGTGCCGCTTCCTTCCTCGATCCACGCCTCTACCCCGCCAATCCCGTGCAAAGAACCATATCTCCCATCAAGGTCCGGCCCATGCACTTTCCATGTGCGTTGTCCATTCACCGCCACACCGATCTCAAGAAATTCGTGAAGGGGATCGTAGAAGTATTGTTCGTGTCGACTCAGCCAAGCGTAATTCTGGATCGTCCACCCCTCTGTCTTGATGCGTCTGCCCAGCGCATCGTAGATGAAACGTTCGTCCGTCCCTTTCCCGTCAGCTTCTCGCACCCATCGGTAATAGATGCGCCCTTGGGCATCGTA from the Candidatus Methylacidiphilales bacterium genome contains:
- a CDS encoding DUF2235 domain-containing protein, which codes for YDAQGRIYYRWVREADGKGTDERFIYDALGRRIKTEGWTIQNYAWLSRHEQYFYDPLHEFLEIGVAVNGQRTWKVHGPDLDGRYGSLHGIGGVEAWIEEGSGTGGSAVARGNVNDAYGHSVRYVYNNVMTWKETRYLGYGPSREAVKKRLGEGVGLHEASGWRGYRLEGEVIHMGARLYHYPTARFLAADPLGYASDMSLYSYANNDPVNGVDPTGRAFYGFEGTHYPKPDGSQTVVQQLVENYAGANAHYFPGVGSPNEGVIEGMTGLGVTSVANAAYNQIVQNYNNGDTVINMAGWSRGNVSMMQVADRIYNEGIPDLSAGTKIEVSYAGYPGAVSNIKVVPNAYLVPPYSNEKIITQMHMIDPVYAMGWPYNDIDIGYTKTIPPNVNESFVYIAQQNTVSNTLKDRLIDPAINNRTIPSGIDNFYYFNGI